A window of Oryza glaberrima chromosome 2, OglaRS2, whole genome shotgun sequence genomic DNA:
TCGTCTCGTTTCTTTTTTAGTTCTAacgtatcaaaatataatagGTTGCATATACTAATATTATTATTACGAAAATGCTACACATATAACTAAAGCGTTCGAGACCCTTGTACAACTACGATGTCCGCCATCCGTGTTGCCCTCTGCATCGATCGTCTGTATGGCGGAGCAAGTCAGGGCTGCCTCACGCTGTGTGTTTCGCCGTTAAGTCGGACGTCAGTCGAACACGTCGGTTCTGCTCGTCCTCATAATTAATTGGTCAATCCGACATGCATATCtatacctattataaaaatacGTAAGTATTTCGTTTTTTTCcgtctttcttttctttcctttttttcattttttcgtccgttcttttttctttttttttacgtcCACTTTTTCAGTATTTCTGTTCGTCcgtcttttgttttttttctcttttttctttctttttttctttttttcgtccGTCTTTTTTCttccgtttttcttttttatatatacgtcCATTTTTTTCTTACCGTTTCTTTCGGTTTTTTCCGTCAGCTTTCTTTCTATTTGGCGCGTCTTTTTTGTGTCATTTTTCTCGGTTTTTTCATTCCTCTTTTTGCCACTATTTTTTAAGTCGCGGCATTTTCACGCTTTtttcgtctttttttttgtttttgtcatccgctatttttttctctatcctTTGCacgtttttttcctttcatccaCTTTTTTGATCGCTATTTTTTTGTCACATTTTATGGCACGCAGTAAGGTCTAGGCCGAACCCTAGCGTAGCCGCCACGTTGATCTGCCACCCcgtttgtttccttttttagtTGATTGCAAAAATTAATTCCGCACAACTCccttatcatttttttccttgattTTCTCTTACAATTCGGCTTTACTTCACCAGAAGTTTTGCCGATTGCtatgatgatttgtttgataaaaaacgaaaagagaAAATCGAGGAGATCAAAacccctcaaccaattttggtGAGGGAAGGATCGAAAAAGATTTCCTGGATTCGATGGAAGGATCGGCTCATGCATCGTAGGCACTTCCGGAGGTTGAAGACGGCAGTTGAATATGCGAGCTAGACCTATAGCTTTACTTGTGGGCTGAGCTGAAGATAACAGACTAGGCCTAGGGTTAAAAGGAAGAAAGTAATTGGCTTTCAGTCCAAAACCAAGAAAGAAGTATAATGTATAGTGATAAAAAACGGTTTTACCAGTTGCAAAGCATAGCATTATTTCTAGTCAATTTATATATACTGTATACGCATGCATGTGTATCGTGCTAATCAGAGTCACGGTTTACAAGGAGTATAATTAGGAAActaaatttgatttctttttttgtttacaAAGGCCTACCGGTCTATTTGCTGGCTGAGGCATGAAAGCTCACGAGGCCCATCCTAGCTGGTTGTTCGATCTACTTATCTGTAAATAAATTAGCTTTCAGATTTGTTATAATCATGacgacagattttttttttcactagcaaaagtgcccgtgcgttacaacggaaACTGTACAGACCTgaaaatctatatctatatctatatctatacctacttaaaaaatacgcAAGGCTTCCGATGGGGATTTTTCGTCCGTCGATTTTTTTTACCGCACGCGGTTTTTTCCCTCACGGGCGGtttttttcccggttttttTCTTACACGGTTTTTTTTGTCCgattcattttttgttttttctgcccggtttttttttgtccgatttgttttttttctgaccGGTTTTTTTCGCACGCGTGGTTTTTTTCgtctgattcttttttttttccacgcatggtttttcttttgcccggtttcctttttttccccgaTTTGCCACATGGAAGTATTGAATCCCAAATAGAGTCATACAATTACATGGCTCGAATTACAACGCAAGAATTACATACATAATCCAAGAATAAGAATTACATGTCCAAGTAGGATACAAACATCTTCTCAACCTATATAAAAGAAACTGAAAACACAAACAAGACTCATATATACACCCAATATTTGGTGTGGATATTGAGCATGCTGATTTATGACGACGGAAGGAAATTCTTTAACCCTTAACAattagatttgttttgtttctaaCTTTAGGAGCAATTGTAATTTGCATAAACTCTGTCCTATTAAATGCATGTAGCAGGAGCAAGAAATACAACTTATTTACCAAGATGATATTGcataattaattcattattaaCAAGATGATATTGACATTAATTAcctgaatattttttaaaaaattcataacaTAATATAATAGTATGATAGagacaaaaatatattcaatctaACAGTCTTAATCAACcattgaaaatatttaaaaactgaAAGCATGCATAAACTACACACAATATCCCTCAGTAGAGATAAATATATTCAAAATATCTTCTTACTCTGAACTGAGTGTGCAAAAGTATTGCTTAATGGCAATAGAACACAGCAAGTGGAATAAACACCTATGGTCCATGCAAAACTAGCAGACAACAGTATAGAGCTCTTAAAAATTCCAAAGCATTAAAGGGGCATAGCAAGTACAGTACATTCCAATTTAGTCATGCAACCAAATATCGATCTCTGAAACCTGGATTGCCGATGATCAGGTGATATATGCTCATCTACAGCGTCAAAAAAATATACGCTCATCTATTTATTTGCAATAATTGAATAGAATCAAATCCGAGTCTAATCTTAACTGCTATTCCGATCCATGCAACAAAAATCATGGGATAATACCATCACAACAAAATATGGATGACTACAGACGATGCCTAAACTATCCCAAATGTGCCTTCAAGGTTTCAAGCTATCAGGGATCACACAAGCATCTACATTTGGCATTTAGCGTATGCTTCAGCATAATGAAATAAACTATAAATAAGATGCAGACAGGTGAAGTGGAAAACCCACTTGGAAAAATTATCAGCTCACATAAACAAGATAAGATAGAGCATCATCATGATCGCAAGAAAAAGGACATGACCAAATAAAAGTTGAAAGTACATGATAGTATGATTAATAGAACTACCTTTGATTCAGACTTGATGACACATGTAAAAACGCAATGTGAGCGTGAGCTGTCTGCATTTGCGCTTGTTACCCCGGTCCTCCGATTTGAGAGGCCCTGCAACATATGAATTAATCAAAGTTCCTAAATAGAAGAGGAAAGAATATGCTCTATGTGTATGGGCAGGTACTGGAATAACAATTAGGAAGAAATAAGCATGCAGCTTGTCATGAATTTTTTAGAACTACTATGCAGCATCTGCTAATCGTTATTGTTGCAAATGCTGCATCATTGTTATTTCCAGATGCTACAGTGTCTTGGAAGAAAACAAGAACTCAGGTAAAGTAAACAATATCCACTGCCCGCAGAATTAACAAGGATACGTTATCAGCCAGACAAGGCATTAAATCTTACACATAAATAACAGGCAAATTATTTTAGCTCAGAATAATCATAACCGTGAATTATTTTAGCTTAGAATAGGCATGTCTGACAGCGACAAGTGACAAATTTAACTCTATTAGAAATTAGGATCAATATTCAACAGCACAAACATATGAGAAACATATCAGCAAACCTTTAGACGACAATATTGAGATGCATGTACCTTCACCAACAGTTGCGTTACATCCTTTGTAGTGAAAACTAACTCCTTTGTCAATGATTCAACATAGACACAAGCAGTTCTAACATCCTCTCTAATCTGCAATCCAACAGGTCATATTGGTAAATCACCTGAAAAGCTATGGTACTAAATTTTGCAATTTAATTTCACCTGAAGACTTTTAGGTGATGGGTCTAGCATTTGTACTTGTGTCACAAATTTTATAACATCTCGAATGAATAAAAACATATGACAGGCATACTAACCTGGGGAAGAAGGAGACGACAGGGTGCGGTGTACGGGCCGCGCGTGCAgaaacggcggcggcagggaggaTCGACACCGCCGGATCTGGACActcccgtcgtcgccggcggcgatccgCGAGAGCAGGGCGCAGAGAGACGACAGGATCcgagcgggagaggaggaggtcgccgaaTCCAACCATCCCGTCGCAGCGAACGGCGGATCCGCGCAAGAGGGAACGGAAAAACCATGGGATCCGTGCGAGAGGAGAAGAGATCGCCAGATCGGGCAGGTGCTGCCAACACACCGGGGAGGGAAGCATCCGCCGGCCGCCATGCCAGGGAGGAGCAGCagtcgccggatccgccgcgtGAGGAGCCACTACCGTCGGATCcacccccggccgccgccaccgccgccggatccacacgcggtcgccgccaccgccgttggATCTGCCGTGGGAAGGAGGCGAGAGGGGGCGGaaggagccgccaccgccggatccatcctctgccgccgccaccgtcactgGATCCAcccgcggccgctgccgccgacgccaccaacgccggatctgccgcgggagggaggcgagatgGAGAGGAGATGATGAGCGAGGCGAATCCATCCATGACTTGCTCGGCCTCCCCGTCTCCGACCACTCCCTCCGCCTCAAGCTGCTCGCCTCCGAgtaccgccgccgcatcctccagGACCACGTCTTCGCCCTCGATGAGGACCTCCGCGGTGATGGCATCGTGGATCTGGCTGACAACTTCGAGGGAAAAAGAAGGCCGGCGACGATCCTGTGGATTGGCCGGAGACGATATGGTGGATCGGCCAGCAACgttgagggagaggaagaaatgTGAGGAGAGGAACAAACGAGAAAGTGAGAAagtgaggagggggagaggcggagaAAGACgggaagagaggaaaaaagagagagcgaCAGTCACGACATTTTTACTGATCGATACTAAAGTAGTGTACAAGCTTGAGTGCTTGACTTTAGATAATTACAGTCAAGTGCCATTATGCTCTATGGTCTTGTTCAGtaccctaaattttttttaaaaagtcacaTTGAATCATTAACAtatgcatgaaacattaaatatagataaaaataaaaactaattgcacagttatagAGGAAAtcacgagataaatcttttaagcctaattagtccatgattagctataagtgctacactaactcacatgtgctaatgacggattaattaggctcaaaagattcgtctcacggtttctaGGTGAGTTAtggaattagttttttcattcgtgtccgaaaaccccttccgacattctcgatgtgacacctaaaagtTTTCATTTTGCGAACTAAACAATGCCTATATCGTGCTAATCACGGCATTGAATTTCGCTGaaaacaaacttttttttttgacatacaCGTACCTACTTTACAGACaagtaatattttattttaatattactAGCAAAATATCCATACTTCGTTAAGGGTAAAAGAAACCATTAAATAGTATAAAATACAGACAATTAAAATACTTTCACGTTAATATTTGTTTGAGATAAAAATTATGGattgtaaaaagaaaataacatttTCCACGAAACGATATATTAGACACAGTAGCGACAATAGACACTAGCTGTGGAGCTATCGTGGGACTGACTCATTTCACGCATAGGATAGGATAATTGTTTCTAAAATGTGCACGAGATGCACAGTGAGGTTCTTAGCGTCGATCAAAGTGATCGCTTCAGCCGTACGACGCGGCATCCATGTCGGTTGTGTCGTGTATGCCACATCGCATATGACGGCGAGCCGCCTAGCCCGGTTGAGAAACCTTACAGCAGTGAGCGACACATCAAGAAAAGGTGGCGATGTAGACTAACGAGGTGGCGTCGCGGCCAAGACTGGACGGGTGGAACCCGCCCGTGGCGCAGCGAACCGCATGATGGGAGTATCAGCGGAGTGAGCGGTCCGGTGGTGGCAAGAACGGAAGAGTGGGACGGTAACAGCGGCTCCAAAGGTGGAGCACGACAGTTAGCAGGAGCAGAACCGGCACATATAATTCCTGAAATATGTCGGTTCTGTAGTTTTCCACCCTCACGTAGGTGGGAAATATTCTACAAGTGTCGGTTTTAACTATTTCGATACTTATAGTAATGTTCTCTACGTGTCTTTTATAGTGGTGTTATTAGGTATTATTTGACCTCAAATGCGATTTATAAATCGAAAACAATACtcccttagaaaaaaaataattacattggTTTTATGATTTGGATATGCCGTCAGCTTTCATAATTACAATATATAGTTTAATTTTTACATGTCACGATTTAGACGTGTGATCAGTTAAAGTCCACACTTTTTTGCACATAGCAACGCACGGAAATATTTCAAccattacaataaaaaaaatataatttttgtacGTCTCTATTCGGATGTGCCATCAGTTCAACTTCACACATTTTGTTCATGTGACAATTCATGAGTATATTCAACAATTACATTAAGTAAATATAATTTCTAAGTTACACGATTCAGATATGCCATCAGCTCAATTCCACTTATTTTCTTCAGGTAAATAGTTCAGACCTGTCattacccggtgcaacgcacgggcattttgctagttgaGGAAAAGTTAAGAAACATTTACATTATGTAGAAAGTTTATATTCCCTCCCTTgtgtaaaaaaatcaatttacaagtaaagcaagaatgagaaataaaatgataggttaaatttaattttattaaattctctatGTTCGGTTAAgctctttggaattttattggaattttcagagcctaattgctaattttaataatacaaacctcatttaacaattatttagtTGGAAAAAGGAATCAAAATCCTCCCTTTCAAGTTTCGGCCGATTATAGAAAGTTTATATTCTCTCCCTTACGTCTATTCTATGTATCTAGCTTGTTTCCTTTCTCTGTTGAAGTCCATTTTGCATCCTCCTGAAATTGACCACACGGTCCATTTGGCGGCCCAATAGGCCGGCGGCCCGACGCGGGAGCAGCTGGAGCTGTCCGATCGAATGGACGGTCCAGATTATTCCTAACCTAAATAACTACACCCAAAACCTAACCCTAGGACTCATTCCTACCCCTTCCCCCCTCCTTTACCGCTCTCCCTCCCccgagcggcggtggctgcaGCAGCGCCTCTCGCCCATCCCccaagcggcggtggcggtgccctccccccgagcgacggcgccaccgcccgagcggcggcgacgcctctCCCCCcaagtggcggcggtggcgagcagcggcggcggtgtcggcgtCCTCCCCccgcgagcggcgacggcggctcccccACCACCAGCGGTGCGGCTgcgtcctcccccaccaccggcagcgcggcggcgtcctcccccaccaccggcagcgcggcggcgtcctcccccaccaccggcaggtagcagtggcggcggcgcccaacCCAAtcccgagcggcggcgacggactcGATGTATTTGGAGTTTTGGGTCGATATATTTGGTGTTTTTGGGTGTTGAAGTTtgggtttctctttttttttttcaattttttcgatCATTCACAAAATCGAAATCGGATTGGGATTTGAGGGAGGGACGAAAATACAGACGAATAGAGGGGGTGATGAacggaaaaatacgaattagTTAAGATAGAGAAGAGGTATATATGGACTATTAAAACGAATAAAAATCGAACGTTTTTGCCGCgctttttttcgccctttttttctcgtttgttttttatgttttacTAACCGTTTTTTTCCACGGAATCGAACAGAcctttttagaattttttaagtagggacGGAAGTAGAGAtacatatgtatacaaagtttatatacaaacatataaaaaatataaacgtatacaaagtttgtatacatgtatatagtatgtaagaaataaaaaacaaaaaaacaaaaaaagaaaagaaaggaaagaaaaaaaactgaaaagaaacgaaaaaagaagaaaaacagaacaaCCGTGCGCGGGCTagaataggattttttttccccgttTTAAGGGATAGGATctatttttttcaccactttttctgtttttcgaatcttttttttttgtttttccccgTTTTTCGGGGAATCGGACTAcggttttttttggtttttttcgctattttaagtggaatcggacttttttttaagtcttttttctctattttttatgtgacggacgaaggaaacgtctcttattttttttttttaaagtagcaGTAGATAGATAGTGGAATCACGGTCGAATTTTGGACCCTACGATGATGTGGAGATTCGTGCTCACGTATGACATCAACGCGCACACGCTTGTTCAGTTGTGTGCGCCTCGTCAGCTCTTCACGACTCACGGTTTCAGGGTGAGGTGAGAAGCATTGCTGTGATATGATTGGTGTGTAAAAAAATTTCACTGACATCATAATAAGAGAGAAAGCTCACCAGTCACTATTATTTTACCTCTTCCATTATAGTTACACCTTAGCTCTACatcgatttacatatgtaattttgaactTACATATGCAATTCtgagacttacatatgtaattttgggacttacagtataaatatattaaaattacgTATATAATTTTggagacttacaatgtaaatacgtgctaactatttttttcatggAAAATATGACTGCATATATAGATACTCCCTTAGTTTTTGCGACAAGATTAGAGGATGATGAATTTTTTATGTCAAAGATTAAACTCTACCTTAAGGTTCCTGTGAACTTGAGAGATTCATAAGAATCCGAAAGATTTGACATCTTGAAAAATACTCAGATACTTTACACTAGGACGCAGTGAAGAATTAGGACACAGGAAGCAAGCCAAAGCAACAATCAAGAATGAAGTGATAAATTGTTCATCAGACAGTTCTTTGTTCTTGATCAGCAAATCaccaaaatatttgaccgaaGGCAGAGAAGTTAGTCCAAACATTGAAAGAACACAGTTCTTTCCCGCCTCGCGATCTTTTCCAAAACTCAACCCACCAAATGGAAGACCAAGCACATCACGAATTGACTCCTCAGAAAAACGAATAACTCTGTCTTTCAAGATTAGTTCTGATGTTTTCAAATCAACCTTACTTGCAATCCAAGCAGAAAATTTCTTGGGAACACTATCACTATCAAAGAAGAGCAGATTTTTAAAACCATAATTCTCAACAATAGTCCTCTCATGTGGAGATAAGGATGAGACAACTTTAGAAAAATATGTAGCAGAAAATCTTGAGAAGGAGCCATCACTCTGAGCAAGTCCTTTTGCTTTCTTAGCCtagcaaaaaaatttaaaacataaatttcagaaactaaattCAAACAATAAAAACAGAAGGAAACATTCAATTTAAAATGATGAACCTTATGCTTCCGAACAACTTTACTTGCACTATTGATTAACTTCTTTTTCATTTCATTAACAACCTACAAAAATGGACATAAAATTGAGCAACAAATGGAAACAAGAGGAATAGTGAAAAATATGATAATAATGAAATCACTAAAAACACCTCTTTCCTGAATATTTTGATCAAAACCTTTTCCATCAAATCATCAGAAGAAGAGTCAGCATACTGTTAGGAAACATAAACATGAATATAAAACATGAAATACATAAATGAAAATggaacatgaaaaaaatataaaggcACAAAATACAAAAGTACATTTATCACAAAACCTTATCATTTTCAGATTCATCAGAAACACTATCAGAAATATGCTCAGCAGAATCAGAATCTTCATGAAGAGATTCATCAGATGAAATACTAACAGCCTTCGTGGCCATCTTCCTTTTATGAGCATGAGGCATCTAGACAttatacaaacaaaaaaaacatgcattaTGTTAACAtaactaaactttcaatactataaataaataataccaAGCAATTCATCTATAGATGGACAAAATCTCAAAACAAAACAGTTGCATCATGCATatacaaaattatcaaaaagAAAACGTTGCATCAAATTAAGATATTCATTATCATTCAtagttcaaaagaaataaacaaagagaaaatAAGTATGCTTTGCACATCATCAGGACAAGAATTTTAATCATTCTTTTAACTTAGGATGATTAATTTTCTTGCCTGATGACGTGCAGAACTTTGATTTGCTTAATTCAAATGATAATTATCTTCATttggcaaaacaaaaaaaatgcatcacCACATACTATCAAGATCTAATGGCTAAAAAAGACATACTGATTTCTGCATATGAAGTGATTTAAACTAGTACATCAATAAAAATGCAATCAAATTACATCATTCAACATTCATAACTATAACTAAATACTTCCGACCAAATCATATATAGTTCTATAGAatgtaaaaagaaaacattaatATTACAAGAAGCTTCATATATTAGCATACTGCTTGCTAAAggaacaaacaaaaacacaagGGCACTACAGCTGTAGTCAAGCAAACAGCAGCTGCACTACCACCCACCCCACCCCCTGCCAAACAGGCTCCATTAAAAACAAGAATGTACATACTTAGAGAAAAGTTACAGAAAACTACCCAAATTCTGAAAAGTACAAATACAAATTATTAACAAACAGGCTCCATTAATTGTTTTCTTCCGATTTGTACGCAAATTGTTCTTCTTTCAGATTTATACCTTATACATCCATATTAAATAATCATGCCCTATACATGAAAATGGACTACATAAGAATGTAGAATCATGCACAAGGAGATACACATACTAGTTGACACATACCAATGTGAACACCCATGTCTGTGTATGCATCAAACACAACATGAAACTGATGAAATAGAAAATTAACCAGCATGCAAacacaaaaccaaattaa
This region includes:
- the LOC127762431 gene encoding uncharacterized protein LOC127762431 isoform X2; the encoded protein is MPSPRRSSSRAKTWSWRMRRRYSEASSLRRREWSETGRPSKSWMDSPRSSSPLHLASLPRQIRRWWRRRQRPRVDPVTVAAAEDGSGGGGSFRPLSPPSHGRSNGGGGDRVWIRRRWRRPGVDPTVVAPHAADPATAAPPWHGGRRMLPSPVCWQHLPDLAISSPLARIPWFFRSLLRGSAVRCDGMVGFGDLLLSRSDPVVSLRPALADRRRRRRECPDPAVSILPAAAVSARAARTPHPVVSFFPRLERMLELLVSMLNH
- the LOC127762431 gene encoding uncharacterized protein LOC127762431 isoform X1 → MDGFASLIISSPSRLPPAADPALVASAAAAAGGSSDGGGGRGWIRRWRLLPPPLASFPRQIQRRWRRPRVDPAAVAAAGGGSDGSGSSRGGSGDCCSSLAWRPADASLPGVLAAPARSGDLFSSRTDPMVFPFPLARIRRSLRRDGWIRRPPPLPLGSCRLSAPCSRGSPPATTGVSRSGGVDPPCRRRFCTRGPYTAPCRLLLPQIREDVRTACVYVESLTKELVFTTKDVTQLLVKGLSNRRTGVTSANADSSRSHCVFTCVIKSESKVVLLIILSCTFNFYLVMSFFLRS